CACGGCGGGGTATTGCCGTGTGAAATGGAGGAAAGCACTTTACCAGGGCTCTTGACACGGGGGCAAACCGGCGACAGGCTGCACAGGCGCCCGGCACGTGCCGACCGCGCCGCCCTCCGGCGGCGCCGGTGGCACCGAAGACTCCGTCGGACGCGCGCGGTCCGACAGGCGGGCCGTGGTTCGAGACCTGGTCGGCGGTGCGGCGCCGGCGGGTCCAGCGGATCACGGCCGGCCGCGCGCGGCCGACGGTCACCTGGCCGCCGGGCGTCACCCGGTCGTCGCCGACGACCGGGCGACTCCGCCTGTCGACGATGAGGTCCGGATGACCCCACGCAATCCCCTTCACTCCCCCGCCCGCCGCGGCGGCCTCGGCGTGCTCTGCGCGCTGGCGCTGGTGGCCGCGACCGGCCCGGCGCACGCGGCCGCCTCCTCGGCCGCCGGCTCCGCCGCGTCCGGCGGCCCCGGCGCCGCCTCGTACTACGACCTGGCCCGCAAGGACTGCCTCGGCACCGCCCGGGACACCACCTCGAAGGTCTGGTACACGGTCGCGGACGGCGTGCTCTCGGACGTGTACGAGCCGACCGTGGACAACACGAACGTCAGCACCCTGCAGTACGTGGTGACCGACGGCTCGAGCTTCACCGACCTGCAGACCCGGGACATGACCTACACGGTGGCCGCCGACACCACCGGCATGGCGTGCACGGTCACCGCCACCGACAAGGCGCACGGGTTCCGGCTGACCACCGAGTACGTCACCGACCCGGTCCGCGACACGGTGCTGATGCACACCACGCTCTCGGCGGTGCCGGGAAGCAAGACCAACCTCTCCGCCCTGCACGTCTACGCGCGCCTCGACGCGCACGTCAACGGCACCGGCGGCGGTGGGACGGACAACGCGGGCGGCAACACCGGCGTCATCGACGCGAGCGGCACCCCGGTCGTCAGCAACACCCTGACCAGCACCGAAGCGGTCAACCGGGACTACGCCGTGCCGACCTCCATGGCACTGACCGCCACCTCGGCCGGCGAGGCCTCGGTCGGCTACGCGGGCACCGCCGGCGACGGGCTGACCCAGCTCGACTCGGCCCATGCGCTCACCGCGTACAACTCCGCCGCGAACGGGCACATCGTCGCGACCGAGGACGTCACGCCGCGCACCCACGGCGCGTCCAACGCGGCTGAGGACTTCACGCTGGCGCTCGGCTTCGGCCGTACCCAAACGCAGGCCGCTGCCACCGCGAAGGCCTCGTTGCTGCTCCCCTTCGCTGCGCAGGAGCAGCTCTACCTGACCACGTGGCGCCTGTACGACAGCACCCTGAAGCAGCCGCCCGCCCGGGTGGACGGCGTCGACGAGCAGACGATCCGCAAGACGTACTACCTCGACGCGAACGTGCTCAAGTCCAGCGAGGACAAGACCTTCCCGGGCGCCATCGTCGCGTCGCTCGCCTCGCCCTGGGGCCAGGCTGTGAACGCCGGGGCGTACGTCGGCGGCAAGGCGGTCTACTTCGGCTCGTACCGCGAGGTCTTCGCCCGCGACCTGTACGAGGCCTTCACCGGGCTGCTCGCCGACGGAGACCTCGGCACCGCCCGGAACACCGCGAAGTTCCTGCTGACCAAGCAGCAGCTGCCCACCGGTGAGATCCCGCGCAACTCGCTGGTCAACGGCAAGGCCGCGCCGGACACCGGCGGCGACCAGCTCGACGAGACCGCGTACCCGATCCTGATGGCCTACCAGGCCGGCCTCGGCGGCGACGCGTCGCTGTGGACCGAGCACATCAAGCCCGCGGCCGACTTCCTGGTCGCGCACGGCCCGTCCTTCGGGGTGGAGCGCTGGGAAGAGCAGTCCGGCTACTCGCCCTCGACCATCGCGGCCGAGATCGCCGGCCTGACCGCCGCGTCGGCCATCGCGACCATGCACGGTGACGGCGCGGACGCCGCGCTCTACCAGGCGGCCGCGGACGACTTCCAGCGCAACATCGAGAACTGGACCGTCACCAGCACCGGTTCGCAGAGCTCGAACCCGTACTTCATGCGGCTGTCCAAGACCGGCGACCCGAACGCGGCGATCACCTATTCGCTCTCGAACGGCGCACCCAGCGTCGATCAGCGCGACGTGATCGACGGCGGCTTCCAGGAGCTGGTGCGGCTCGGCGAGCTCTCGCCGTCCGACACCACCTTCCAGAACTCGCTCTCGGTCCTCGACGACACGATCTCCGTCTCCACGCCGTCCGGCACCGGCTACTACCGGTACGGCGACGGCGCGAGCCTCGGCAGCACCGACGGCTACGGCGACTGCTCGACGACGAACAGCCAGACCTCGTGCACGACCGCGGGCGAGCCGTGGCCGACCACCGACACCGGCACCGGCCACCTGTGGCCCGTGCTCTCCGGCGAGCGGGCCGAATCCGCCGTCGCCGAGAAGGACCCGAGCACCGCGAGCGGCCTGCTGAAGTTCATGATCAGCTCGGCTTCCGGCGAGGGCCTGGTGCCCGAGCAGGTCTGGGAGGACCCGAACCTGGCGGCCTCGCCGTACGGCTCGGACCCGACCACCGCCAGCATCGGCTTCGTCGACGGCCAGGCCGCCGGCTCCGCCTCGCCGCTGACCTGGGCCCAGTCCCAGGAACTGCGGCTGATCGTGGACCTCGGCACCGGCCACGACCCGAGCACGCCGCAGCTGACCACCCAGCGCTACGTCGCGCACGCGGCGCCGGGCACCGCCCCGGTGACGCTGACCTCCCCGACCGGGGGCAGCACGATCGAGGGCGGCAGCACCACGGTGGCCGGCACCACGACGCCGGGCGCGCGCCTGACCGTCTCGTCGCAGGACACGGACACCAGCGCGGCCGCGCAGAGCGTGACCGCCACCGCCGACGCGACCGGGGCGTTCTCCGCCGCGGTGCCGGTCGGCTTCGGCACCAACGTGATCAGTGTCGCGGCCACCGCCTCCGGTGCGACCGGCTTCGCCCAGACTGACGTGGTCGGCGACGTGGCCGGCGGCACCACCGTGCTGGACGTGACGCACGCCGGCAACCACGACGGCCCGGGCACGTATCAGTACCCGACCGCAGCGGACTTCGTCGCAGGCTCCTTCGACATCGACCGCTTCCAGGTGATCACGGCCGACGGCACGGTCTACCTGCGTCTGACGCTGGCCGACCTGACGCCGACCTTCGGCGCCACGATGGGCGCGCAGCTGCTCGACTACTACATCCACGACCCGAACGCGACGAGCACGTCGACCGCCGCCGCGTACCCGAGCCGCAACTACACGATCGCCTCGGCGGACGCGTGGAACCAGCGGATCGAGGTGCAGGGCTTCGCCTCGCCGGTGTGGCAGAACGCGAGCGGCGCAGCCGTGGGCACGCCGACGGCGGTGGTCGCCTCGACCGTGGCGAACACGATCACGGTGGCGCTGCCCGAATCCGAGTTCGGCACGCCGACCTCGGGCTGGACCTTCACCGTCGCCCTGGCCGGACAGGACGGCTACAGCTCGGACCAGGCCCGCGCGTTCACCGCCACGGCCGGCGGCTACAGCTTCGGCGTCTGCCCGGCCGGGGACGACGCGGCGATCTGCGCGCTGGACCCGAACTCCGTGCCGAAGGTGATGGACACCATCACCCCGGCCGGCGTGTCGCAGGCCACTGAGCTCGACCCGACGCTCGGCCCGGTGGTGCTCCAGGGCGTGACCGTGCCGTAGCAGGCCCCCGCGCCCGTCTCGTTCCGCCGACTCCGGCCGCCGCCCTCTCCCAGGGTGGCGGCCGGTTTCGCGTCCGCGGCCGGGCCGGAGGGAAAACCTGTTGAACGCGTTCAAAAACTCCGCTACGCTCGTCCCGGCGCGAGTTTTTGAACGCGTTCAACTGCTCCGGGGAGGGACGATGGATGCGGTGGCCGCAGTGGCGATCCCGTGCGTCGGCTGCGTCGATTCGGGAGGGGCCCGGCACGTCGTCGCCGACGGGAACGTCGTGGGCATGGCGCTGATCGCCGTACCGGGTCTGATCGCGGGCGCGATGGCCGGTTTCAGCCGCGCCGGCCGCCCGGGCCGGCTCGGATGGCCGGGATGACGAGACTGCAGAAGCACTGACCTGCCCGAGTGCGGTCTTGTCAGTGGACTTCTGTACGGTGCTCAGTGTGCCGGAAGCCTTGCTTCCGGCACGGATGCACCGCGAGGGAGGACCCGCCCGGGACGGATCGGCGACGAGGAGGGGAGCCGATCCGTCCGGAGGCGGGCGTCAGCCCGTACGGTGGGATGGTGCAAGAACCGATGGCCGCGACCAAGACCGCGAAAAGCGAGCAGACCCGCACGCTGATCCTGAACACGGCGATGCGCCTGTTCGAGGAACGCGGCTACGACCAGACCACCATGCGCGCCATCGCGCAGGAGGCGGGCGTCTCGGTCGGCAACGCCTACTACTACTTCTCTGGCAAGGAAGAGCTGGTCCAAGGCTTCTACGACCGCCTCGCCGCCGAGCACGCCGAGGTCGCGCTGGCCGCGATGCGGGGCGTGACCGACCTGGCGGACCGGATCCGGCTGGTGCTCACCACCTGGCTGGACGTGGCAGAGCCCTACCACGCCTTCGCCAAGCACTTCTTCCGCAACGCGGCCGACCCCTCCAGCCCGCTCAGCCCGTTCGCGGCCGAGTCCGCCGACGCCCGGGAAGCCGTGATCGACCTGCACCGGACCGTGCTGTCCGGCTCGAACCTGCGCTACGACGCGGAGATCGCGCGCATCATGCCGGAGCTGCTCTGGCTCCACCACCTCGCGCTGGTGCTCTACTGGGCGCACGACCGCACACCGCAGGCGGAGCGCACCCGCCGGCTGGCCGTGCGCACCTCGGGCACGGTGGCCAAGGCGGTGCGGCTGTGCAAGTACAAGGTCGTGCGGCCGCTGGTCCGGGAAGCCGACTCGATCCTGCGCGAGTTCCTGATCACCGACCCCGACCCCGAGCCCGCGGACCCGGACGCGGCGGCGAAGGACTGAGCCCCGCGGATCAGCCGCCGGAGCCGGCGGCCGGCGTCTCGTCGGGCTCGCGGCCCGGCGTGGGCAGGTTGAACTTCTTGATGGCGAAGGTGAACAGCGCGTAGTAGACCGCCCCGAAGCCGAGGCCGATCGGGATCAGCAGCAGCGGCCGGGTGGCGATGTCGAAGTTGAATATGTAGTCGAACAACCCGGCCGAGAACGAGAAGCCGTCGTGGATCCCGAGCGCGTTGCACAGCGCCAGCGAGACCCCGGTGAGCAGGGCGTGGATGCCGAAGAGCACCGGCGCGACGAACAGGAAGGCGAACTCGATCGGCTCGGTCACCCCGGTCAGGAACGAGCACAGCGCCGCCGAGAGCATGATGCCGCCGACCAGCTTGCGCTTCTCCGGGTGGGCGCAGCGCACCATCGCGAAGGCGGCGGCGGGCAGCGCGAACATCATGATCGGGAAGAAGCCGGTCATGTAGGTGCCCGCGCTCGGGTCGCCGTGGATGAAGCAGCCGAAGTCGCCGTAGTACACGGTGCCGTTGAGCTGGCAGGTCGGGCCCACCGGGGAGTACCAGACCACGTTGTTGACCACGTGGTGCAGGCCGAACGGCAGCAGGGCCCGGTTGATCACGCCGAACAGCCCCGCGCCCATGGTGCCGTGCGCGCTCAGCCACTTGCCCGCGTCGAAGATCCAGGCCGCGGGGAACTTCCACAGCAGGCCGAACAGGACGCCGACGAAGATCGAGGCGAACGCCGTCACGATCGGCACGAACCGGCGGCCGCCGAAGAACGCCAGATAGGCCGGCAGCTTGATCCGGTAGTAGCGCTGGAACAACAGCGCCGTCATGATGCCGATCGTGATGCCGCCGAAGGCATAGGTGGGATTGTTCACGATGGTGTCGTCGACGACGCCGCCCTTGTACCAGCGCGCGGCGAACGAGGCGTTGATCGGCATCGCGAACATCGTGGTGCTGACCTCGTTGAACACCAGGTAGCCCACCGCCGCGGCCAGGGCCGTGGTGCCGTCAGCGCGCCGGGCGAAGCCCACTGCCACGCCGATGGCGAACAGCAGCGGGATGAAGTTGAAGATCCCGTTGCCCGCGGCCGAGAACACCTGCTGCACGTAGATCAGCCAGTGCCAGCCGGTGACCGTGGCCAGGTAGAGCCCGTGCGTGCCCACCGCCGCGGCGCCGGTGGGACGTTCGCCGAGGATGTCCGGGGACCCGAGCCGGATCAGCAGTCCCGCCGCGGGCATGACGGCGATCGGGAGCATCAGCGAACGGCCGACGCGCTGCATCACCGCGAGGACGCGGTTCGCGGTGGGCGCGGCCGGCGGTAGTCCATCGGCGGTGCTCGCCGGCGCCGTCGCCGTCATCGATGAGCCTCCAGCGGGTTGGGTGCGGCACGGGGATTCGTGATCGGCTGTGCGGGCCTTTCCAACGGCACCCAGAGCTGGTACCGATCGGCTCGGTAGGCGGAGCTCGCGTATTCGACGAGCAGGTCGTCACTGTAGCTGCGCCGGGTCATCTGCAACACCACGCCGATCAGCGGGATCTCCAGCAGCGCGGCGTCCTCCGTGTCGGGGTTGCTGGCCTCGATCACCTGCTCACCCCAGGTGAGAGTGAGGCCGTAGTGCTCGGCGAGCGTGTGGTAAAGGGATTTGGGCGAGCCGAGGGCGAGCAGGCCGGGCACCCGCTTCTCCGGCAGGTGGGTGCGCTCGACCGCCATCGGGATCGAGTCCGCGTAACGCAGCCGCACCAGGCGCACCACGCCGTCGCCGGGCTGGATCTCGAGCTGCCGGGCCAGCGAGGGCGAGGCCTCGATCCGCTCGAACGCGAGCGTGCGCGAGGCCGGCACCATGCCGCGCCGGGTCATGTCCTCGGTGTAGGAGGCCAGCCGCACCTGCAGGTCCATCTTCGGCTTGGCCACGAAGGTGCCGCGGCCGCGCACCCGGTAGAGGCGTCCGTCGGCCACCAGCTGGTTGACGGCCTGACGCACCGTCATCCGGGACAGGCTGTAGCGTTCCCCCAGCTCCCGTTCCGACGCGATGGGCGTGTCCGGCTCGAGCTCGGTGGCGATCAGCTCCAGCAGGATCTCCCGCAGCTGCTGGTGCTTGGGCACCGGGCTACGCGGATTGATCTCCATCGATCCTCACTCGCCTGTCTCTCATCCCGCGCGCGACGTCTCGCTCCGGGAGAAGGGGCTGGCGTGTCCGGGAGTTCCCTGATTTGATGTGAAGTCGGTCACGCCATACTGTTATAGACCGGACTAGACCACTATCGGTTTACTGTTGTCAAGACAATACGGTCCGGTCGGTACCCAATCGCAACCACGGCCCGTGACCGC
This genomic window from Actinospica robiniae DSM 44927 contains:
- a CDS encoding glucodextranase DOMON-like domain-containing protein, which codes for MTPRNPLHSPARRGGLGVLCALALVAATGPAHAAASSAAGSAASGGPGAASYYDLARKDCLGTARDTTSKVWYTVADGVLSDVYEPTVDNTNVSTLQYVVTDGSSFTDLQTRDMTYTVAADTTGMACTVTATDKAHGFRLTTEYVTDPVRDTVLMHTTLSAVPGSKTNLSALHVYARLDAHVNGTGGGGTDNAGGNTGVIDASGTPVVSNTLTSTEAVNRDYAVPTSMALTATSAGEASVGYAGTAGDGLTQLDSAHALTAYNSAANGHIVATEDVTPRTHGASNAAEDFTLALGFGRTQTQAAATAKASLLLPFAAQEQLYLTTWRLYDSTLKQPPARVDGVDEQTIRKTYYLDANVLKSSEDKTFPGAIVASLASPWGQAVNAGAYVGGKAVYFGSYREVFARDLYEAFTGLLADGDLGTARNTAKFLLTKQQLPTGEIPRNSLVNGKAAPDTGGDQLDETAYPILMAYQAGLGGDASLWTEHIKPAADFLVAHGPSFGVERWEEQSGYSPSTIAAEIAGLTAASAIATMHGDGADAALYQAAADDFQRNIENWTVTSTGSQSSNPYFMRLSKTGDPNAAITYSLSNGAPSVDQRDVIDGGFQELVRLGELSPSDTTFQNSLSVLDDTISVSTPSGTGYYRYGDGASLGSTDGYGDCSTTNSQTSCTTAGEPWPTTDTGTGHLWPVLSGERAESAVAEKDPSTASGLLKFMISSASGEGLVPEQVWEDPNLAASPYGSDPTTASIGFVDGQAAGSASPLTWAQSQELRLIVDLGTGHDPSTPQLTTQRYVAHAAPGTAPVTLTSPTGGSTIEGGSTTVAGTTTPGARLTVSSQDTDTSAAAQSVTATADATGAFSAAVPVGFGTNVISVAATASGATGFAQTDVVGDVAGGTTVLDVTHAGNHDGPGTYQYPTAADFVAGSFDIDRFQVITADGTVYLRLTLADLTPTFGATMGAQLLDYYIHDPNATSTSTAAAYPSRNYTIASADAWNQRIEVQGFASPVWQNASGAAVGTPTAVVASTVANTITVALPESEFGTPTSGWTFTVALAGQDGYSSDQARAFTATAGGYSFGVCPAGDDAAICALDPNSVPKVMDTITPAGVSQATELDPTLGPVVLQGVTVP
- a CDS encoding TetR/AcrR family transcriptional regulator yields the protein MAATKTAKSEQTRTLILNTAMRLFEERGYDQTTMRAIAQEAGVSVGNAYYYFSGKEELVQGFYDRLAAEHAEVALAAMRGVTDLADRIRLVLTTWLDVAEPYHAFAKHFFRNAADPSSPLSPFAAESADAREAVIDLHRTVLSGSNLRYDAEIARIMPELLWLHHLALVLYWAHDRTPQAERTRRLAVRTSGTVAKAVRLCKYKVVRPLVREADSILREFLITDPDPEPADPDAAAKD
- a CDS encoding PTS transporter subunit EIIC, whose amino-acid sequence is MTATAPASTADGLPPAAPTANRVLAVMQRVGRSLMLPIAVMPAAGLLIRLGSPDILGERPTGAAAVGTHGLYLATVTGWHWLIYVQQVFSAAGNGIFNFIPLLFAIGVAVGFARRADGTTALAAAVGYLVFNEVSTTMFAMPINASFAARWYKGGVVDDTIVNNPTYAFGGITIGIMTALLFQRYYRIKLPAYLAFFGGRRFVPIVTAFASIFVGVLFGLLWKFPAAWIFDAGKWLSAHGTMGAGLFGVINRALLPFGLHHVVNNVVWYSPVGPTCQLNGTVYYGDFGCFIHGDPSAGTYMTGFFPIMMFALPAAAFAMVRCAHPEKRKLVGGIMLSAALCSFLTGVTEPIEFAFLFVAPVLFGIHALLTGVSLALCNALGIHDGFSFSAGLFDYIFNFDIATRPLLLIPIGLGFGAVYYALFTFAIKKFNLPTPGREPDETPAAGSGG
- a CDS encoding GntR family transcriptional regulator; the protein is MEINPRSPVPKHQQLREILLELIATELEPDTPIASERELGERYSLSRMTVRQAVNQLVADGRLYRVRGRGTFVAKPKMDLQVRLASYTEDMTRRGMVPASRTLAFERIEASPSLARQLEIQPGDGVVRLVRLRYADSIPMAVERTHLPEKRVPGLLALGSPKSLYHTLAEHYGLTLTWGEQVIEASNPDTEDAALLEIPLIGVVLQMTRRSYSDDLLVEYASSAYRADRYQLWVPLERPAQPITNPRAAPNPLEAHR